A single region of the Massilia sp. erpn genome encodes:
- a CDS encoding GAF domain-containing sensor histidine kinase, giving the protein MESRLRRLEAVQSMLLEIGQQSVSCTDIALFLQAVHAALGRIMYAANFYVALNDRDGEDNSVRFVYFVDVLDDAPDPGQLVKLASPEQSPTAWVILNRQPLVMTAEEHISRETGGAFGQGTVAEHWMGCPLLDQNHQILGAIVIQSYDAAHTYSEEDQALFALIANYVSSALQGLQSMDRLERAVRERTLRLEHEVAERRRAENLQRALYEIASLSASASDAGVLYRRLHEIISELVTARNFLIALYHPDSAEISIPYFVDEKDAEAPVKRFHYGIGMSSYILQRKQAQLLDGPAYAALRAAGEIDEPLGNEDIRSWMGAPMLLGDRAYGVIIVQSYDASVLYSQADLDILAFMASHVAVAIARMQADRAIRRAKDTLEEQNAALNTALTQLQEAQSELVRQEKLASLGRLVAGVAHEINTPLGICVTATSHLVQELKLTKEDLAAGQLDEDGLNAFFDTIDQSLRIMTTNTQRAAALVRSFKQVAVDQSSDNIRNFHLRKYLDEVLLSLQPKLKGKPVKVEVDCAADIQLDSFPGAISQIVTNMVMNSLVHGFEEGQSGSIKISGKSDGEHIQFDYSDDGIGMDSSLLGQLFDPFFTTKRGSGGSGLGAHILYNLVTGPLGGTIKVVSAPGMGLHYHLRFPRDQRKKPA; this is encoded by the coding sequence ATGGAAAGCCGTTTGCGCCGTCTTGAAGCCGTCCAGTCCATGCTGCTCGAAATCGGCCAGCAGTCGGTCAGCTGCACCGATATCGCGCTCTTCCTGCAAGCTGTGCACGCGGCGCTGGGGCGCATCATGTACGCGGCCAACTTCTATGTGGCGCTGAACGACCGCGACGGCGAAGACAACAGCGTGCGCTTCGTCTACTTCGTGGACGTGCTGGACGATGCGCCCGATCCCGGCCAGCTGGTGAAGCTGGCCTCGCCCGAGCAATCGCCGACGGCCTGGGTGATCCTGAACCGCCAGCCCCTGGTGATGACGGCCGAAGAACATATCTCGCGCGAGACTGGTGGCGCCTTCGGCCAGGGCACGGTGGCCGAGCACTGGATGGGGTGTCCGCTGCTCGATCAAAATCACCAGATCCTGGGCGCCATCGTCATCCAAAGCTATGACGCGGCGCATACCTATAGCGAAGAAGACCAGGCTCTGTTCGCCCTGATCGCCAACTATGTGTCGAGCGCCCTGCAAGGCTTGCAAAGCATGGACCGGCTGGAGCGCGCCGTGCGCGAACGCACCCTGCGCCTGGAGCACGAGGTGGCCGAGCGGCGCCGCGCCGAAAACCTGCAGCGCGCCCTGTACGAGATTGCCAGCCTGTCGGCTTCGGCATCCGACGCGGGCGTGCTGTACCGCCGCCTGCATGAAATCATCAGCGAGCTGGTGACGGCGCGCAACTTCCTGATTGCCCTCTACCATCCGGACAGCGCGGAAATCAGCATCCCGTATTTCGTCGATGAAAAAGATGCCGAGGCGCCCGTCAAGCGCTTCCATTACGGCATCGGCATGAGTTCCTACATCCTCCAGCGCAAGCAAGCCCAGCTGCTGGACGGCCCGGCCTATGCCGCCCTGCGCGCCGCCGGCGAGATCGACGAACCGCTCGGCAATGAAGACATCCGCAGCTGGATGGGCGCGCCCATGCTGCTAGGCGACCGCGCCTATGGCGTGATCATCGTGCAAAGCTATGACGCCTCGGTGCTCTACAGCCAGGCCGACCTCGACATCCTCGCCTTCATGGCCAGCCATGTGGCGGTGGCCATTGCGCGCATGCAGGCCGACCGCGCCATCCGCCGCGCCAAGGACACGCTGGAAGAACAGAACGCCGCGCTGAACACGGCCCTGACCCAGTTGCAGGAAGCGCAAAGCGAGCTGGTACGTCAGGAGAAGCTGGCTTCGCTGGGCCGCCTGGTGGCTGGCGTCGCCCACGAAATCAACACCCCGCTCGGCATCTGCGTCACCGCCACCAGCCATCTGGTGCAGGAACTCAAGCTGACCAAGGAAGACCTGGCCGCCGGCCAGCTCGACGAGGATGGTCTGAACGCCTTCTTCGACACCATCGACCAGTCGCTGCGCATCATGACCACCAACACCCAGCGCGCCGCCGCCCTGGTGCGCAGCTTCAAGCAAGTGGCGGTGGACCAGAGTTCCGACAATATCCGCAACTTCCACCTGCGCAAATACCTGGACGAAGTACTGCTCTCGCTGCAACCCAAGCTCAAAGGCAAGCCGGTCAAGGTCGAGGTGGATTGCGCGGCCGATATCCAGCTCGACAGCTTCCCCGGCGCCATTTCCCAGATCGTCACCAATATGGTGATGAATTCCCTGGTGCACGGCTTCGAAGAAGGCCAGAGCGGCAGCATCAAGATCAGCGGCAAGAGCGATGGTGAGCACATCCAGTTCGACTACAGCGACGACGGCATCGGCATGGACAGCTCGCTGCTCGGCCAACTGTTCGACCCCTTTTTCACCACCAAGCGCGGCAGCGGCGGCAGCGGTCTCGGCGCCCACATCCTGTACAACCTGGTGACGGGCCCCCTGGGCGGCACGATCAAGGTCGTCAGCGCCCCCGGCATGGGCCTGCACTACCACCTCCGCTTCCCCCGCGACCAGCGCAAAAAGCCCGCTTGA
- a CDS encoding autotransporter assembly complex family protein: MALAAAALLLPLAAWAAEGLHYNVRIQAPGELETLLEQNLDLLRFRGNARMDRDQLQRLVRSAPEQIRTLVATAGYYSPVLSVRVDTPEATPTVVVEVQPGEPVRVGEVEIVLEGFASSGGEAFDKEALKAGWTLPAGAVFRQDEWETAKRSILRQLMQTRYPRAQLSESQATVDPDTHKALLHLVLDSGPEMRFGELRIEGLRRYPESVVRNLNQIHPGDYYNEAALQAYQARLQDTGYFSGVEVSADMSAVIGEQLEAAEARQEGQPQPTAASAMAPLPLLVRVSENKRRNASVGLGFSTNTGARTQVNYDDLSVFGLKMKSALTLETKRQTARTDFYFPTTADGYNDSFGAAVERNDIQGEITRTASIQGKRAWGTPRLERSVSLQYLTESKSIDHIPTSRSQSLPLTYAVTWRKLDNLLFPSKGYVLNAQLGGALLPLLTDEPFVRSTVRGITYLPLNSKSSVILRGEVGVLASRKKDGVPTTFLFRAGGDNSVRGYAYQELGVREGEATVGGRYLATASAEYQYWFKPAWGGAVFYDAGNAADSPKSIHPKSGYGVGVRYKSPVGPINVDFAYGHATRKMRIHFSLGFTF; the protein is encoded by the coding sequence ATGGCTTTGGCTGCGGCCGCCCTGCTCCTCCCGCTGGCCGCCTGGGCGGCCGAGGGGCTGCACTACAATGTGCGCATCCAGGCGCCCGGCGAACTGGAAACGCTGCTGGAGCAGAACCTGGACTTGCTGCGTTTCCGCGGCAATGCGCGCATGGACCGCGACCAGCTGCAGCGCCTGGTGCGCAGCGCGCCCGAGCAGATCCGCACCCTGGTCGCCACGGCCGGCTACTACTCGCCCGTACTCAGCGTGCGGGTCGACACGCCGGAAGCCACGCCGACGGTGGTGGTCGAGGTGCAGCCGGGCGAACCGGTGCGCGTGGGCGAAGTGGAGATCGTGCTCGAAGGTTTCGCCAGCAGCGGCGGCGAGGCTTTCGATAAGGAAGCGCTGAAGGCCGGCTGGACCCTGCCCGCAGGCGCCGTCTTCCGCCAGGACGAGTGGGAAACGGCCAAGCGCAGCATCCTGCGCCAGCTGATGCAGACCCGCTATCCGCGCGCCCAGCTCAGCGAAAGCCAGGCCACCGTCGATCCCGACACGCACAAGGCGCTGCTGCATCTGGTACTCGACAGCGGCCCGGAAATGCGCTTTGGCGAACTGCGCATCGAAGGCTTGCGCCGCTATCCGGAATCGGTGGTGCGCAATCTGAACCAGATCCATCCCGGCGACTACTACAACGAGGCGGCGCTGCAAGCCTACCAGGCGCGCCTGCAGGACACCGGCTATTTCAGCGGCGTGGAAGTGAGCGCCGATATGTCGGCCGTGATCGGCGAGCAGCTGGAAGCGGCCGAAGCGCGCCAGGAAGGCCAGCCCCAGCCCACGGCCGCCAGTGCCATGGCGCCCTTGCCGCTGCTGGTGCGCGTGAGCGAGAACAAGCGCCGCAACGCCAGCGTGGGTCTGGGTTTCAGTACCAATACCGGCGCCCGAACCCAGGTCAACTACGACGATCTGTCGGTGTTCGGCCTGAAGATGAAAAGTGCGCTGACGCTGGAAACCAAGCGCCAGACGGCGCGCACCGACTTCTACTTCCCCACCACCGCCGACGGCTATAACGACAGCTTCGGCGCCGCCGTCGAACGCAACGATATCCAGGGCGAGATCACGCGCACCGCATCCATCCAAGGCAAGCGCGCCTGGGGCACGCCAAGGCTGGAGCGCAGCGTCAGCCTGCAGTACCTGACCGAATCGAAATCGATCGACCATATTCCCACCAGCCGCAGTCAGAGCTTGCCGCTGACCTATGCCGTCACCTGGCGCAAGCTGGATAATCTGCTGTTCCCGAGCAAGGGCTATGTGCTGAACGCGCAGCTGGGCGGCGCCCTGCTGCCGCTGCTGACGGACGAACCTTTCGTGCGCAGCACCGTGCGCGGCATCACCTACCTCCCGCTCAACAGCAAGAGCAGCGTCATCCTGCGCGGCGAAGTGGGCGTGCTCGCTTCGCGCAAGAAGGACGGCGTGCCGACCACCTTCCTGTTCCGCGCCGGCGGCGACAACTCGGTACGCGGCTACGCCTACCAGGAGCTGGGCGTGCGCGAAGGCGAGGCCACGGTGGGCGGACGCTATCTGGCCACCGCCAGCGCCGAATACCAGTACTGGTTCAAGCCCGCCTGGGGCGGCGCCGTGTTCTACGACGCGGGCAATGCAGCCGACTCGCCGAAATCGATCCATCCCAAATCCGGCTACGGCGTCGGCGTGCGCTATAAGAGCCCGGTCGGTCCGATCAATGTCGATTTCGCCTACGGCCACGCGACGCGCAAGATGCGCATCCACTTCTCGCTGGGCTTTACTTTCTGA
- a CDS encoding CHASE domain-containing protein, protein MDKPAHPSLRDRLLHGLLRPGVLAALVLAVCSATTCALWLGARADAEREAETDFNHRVRELINSMAQRMQTYVQVLYGVQGLFASTGSVDREAFRIYLAGQELNQHFPGVQGVGFMRWVPGSAREAHIAAVQAEGFPEYTITPPGIRPQYAPVLYLEPFSGSNLRAFGFDPMSEPMRRMALEQARDSGLPAMTGRLRLVQEKQEPAQAGFLVLMPVYRKGMPQQTLAQRRAGIEGWVYAPFRMGDLMAGIGGERGASLDVEIYDGNSVDPAQRMYDSGAGHPAPGEPAATVRQTTQQISVASHRWTVRIAALPESYNLRDEKTQLIGIAGLMLSVLMAVLAWLLAQSRARAGLALHHSRELAAELQEGQASMQALADSAQRSQAMLRSILDSTIDGILVDDCRGTVLNVNRRFRQLWNVPEHMDWQSDGPILMAHVAGQLEQAEPFLEAGKQPHRDNEERQALLHLKDGRVIEQFTRTLRLGSGQARLWSFRDITERTQIDQREQTRRQVLELLATGAPLPTILESVVLGIEADNPSMLCSILLLDPEGSRLLVGAAPSLPAFFNAAIHGQPAMLGNGSCGQAVAANCRVIVENIQTDPLWLRHRDLARRAGLGACWSDPIRSSSGEVLGAFAIYSRLPQRPSPANITLIEQAAHLAGIAIEQAQAAQALRVEEARFRSLYDNAPVALWEQDWSEVRARLVELEMSGVEDIPAYLHHNPSQLKHLASLVRITDVNAAALQQVGALPSNKDLSALSLAQNFDHSALPAFARALTALAQGAHLFACESSFRRLDGVGRQNELTLLVMPGHAHSLDFVIVSTVDITERKRLNDELLLLATTDFLTGLPNRREFMARLDDEQARLQRDVGERTAVVMLDLDHFKRINDEHGHAAGDAVLRHLATLMRDSQRKIDMLGRVGGEEFAVLLPGADLAAASSYAERLRQRIASTPLLLGEQEFTVTVSVGIAAMDALDASGDAALIRADKALYRAKRGGRNRVEVAGRDSAAAEAGTEAGGGAAKEADRPEHPPAASA, encoded by the coding sequence ATGGACAAGCCCGCCCACCCCTCGCTGCGCGACCGCCTGCTGCATGGCTTGCTGCGGCCCGGCGTGCTGGCGGCCCTGGTGCTGGCAGTCTGTTCCGCAACCACCTGCGCGCTCTGGCTGGGCGCGCGCGCCGATGCCGAGCGTGAGGCCGAAACCGATTTCAATCACCGCGTCCGCGAACTGATCAACAGTATGGCCCAGCGCATGCAGACCTATGTGCAGGTGCTGTATGGGGTGCAGGGCCTGTTCGCCAGCACCGGCAGCGTGGACCGCGAAGCCTTCCGCATCTATCTGGCGGGCCAGGAGCTGAACCAGCATTTTCCCGGCGTGCAGGGCGTGGGCTTCATGCGCTGGGTGCCGGGCAGCGCGCGCGAGGCGCATATCGCTGCCGTGCAGGCCGAAGGCTTTCCCGAGTATACGATCACGCCGCCCGGCATCCGCCCGCAATACGCGCCGGTGCTGTACCTGGAACCGTTCAGCGGCAGTAATCTGCGCGCCTTCGGCTTCGACCCGATGTCCGAGCCGATGCGGCGCATGGCGCTGGAACAGGCGCGCGATTCCGGCCTGCCGGCCATGACGGGCCGGCTGCGCCTGGTGCAGGAAAAGCAGGAACCGGCCCAGGCCGGCTTCCTGGTGCTGATGCCGGTCTACCGCAAGGGCATGCCGCAGCAGACCCTGGCGCAGCGCCGCGCCGGCATCGAGGGCTGGGTGTATGCGCCGTTTCGCATGGGCGATCTGATGGCCGGCATCGGCGGCGAGCGCGGCGCCAGTCTCGATGTGGAAATCTACGACGGCAACAGCGTCGATCCGGCGCAGCGCATGTATGACAGTGGGGCCGGTCATCCGGCGCCCGGCGAACCGGCGGCCACGGTGCGCCAGACCACGCAGCAGATCAGCGTGGCCAGCCACCGCTGGACGGTGCGCATCGCCGCGTTGCCGGAGAGCTATAACCTGCGCGATGAAAAGACCCAGTTGATCGGCATCGCCGGCCTGATGCTCAGCGTGCTGATGGCTGTGCTGGCCTGGCTGCTGGCGCAAAGCCGCGCGCGCGCCGGCCTGGCCCTGCACCACAGCCGCGAGCTGGCGGCCGAACTGCAGGAAGGCCAGGCCAGCATGCAGGCCCTGGCTGACAGCGCCCAGCGCAGCCAGGCCATGCTGCGCAGCATTCTCGATTCCACCATCGACGGCATCCTGGTCGACGATTGCCGCGGCACGGTGCTGAATGTGAACCGGCGTTTCCGCCAACTGTGGAATGTGCCTGAGCATATGGATTGGCAAAGCGACGGGCCGATCCTGATGGCCCATGTTGCGGGCCAGTTGGAGCAGGCTGAACCGTTCCTGGAAGCGGGCAAGCAGCCGCACCGCGACAACGAGGAGCGGCAAGCCCTGCTGCATTTGAAAGATGGCCGCGTGATCGAGCAGTTCACGCGCACGCTGCGCCTGGGCAGCGGCCAGGCGCGGCTGTGGTCTTTCCGCGACATCACCGAGCGCACCCAGATCGACCAGCGCGAGCAGACCCGGCGCCAGGTGCTGGAACTGCTGGCCACCGGCGCACCGCTGCCCACCATCCTGGAAAGCGTGGTACTGGGCATCGAGGCCGACAATCCTTCCATGCTGTGCAGCATCCTGCTGCTCGATCCCGAAGGCAGCCGCCTGCTGGTGGGCGCGGCGCCCAGCCTGCCGGCTTTTTTCAACGCCGCCATCCACGGCCAGCCCGCGATGCTGGGCAATGGCTCCTGCGGCCAGGCGGTGGCGGCCAATTGCCGTGTGATCGTCGAGAATATTCAGACCGACCCGCTGTGGCTGCGCCACCGCGACCTGGCGCGGCGCGCCGGGCTGGGCGCCTGCTGGTCCGACCCCATCCGCAGTTCCTCGGGCGAGGTGCTGGGCGCCTTTGCCATCTACAGCCGCCTGCCGCAGCGGCCCAGTCCAGCCAATATCACCCTGATCGAACAGGCCGCCCATCTGGCCGGGATCGCCATCGAGCAGGCCCAGGCGGCGCAGGCGCTGCGCGTGGAAGAGGCGCGCTTCCGCAGCCTGTACGACAATGCACCGGTGGCGCTGTGGGAGCAGGATTGGTCGGAAGTGCGCGCCCGCCTGGTGGAGCTGGAAATGTCGGGCGTGGAAGACATTCCCGCCTATCTGCACCACAATCCCAGCCAGCTCAAGCACCTGGCCAGCCTGGTGCGCATCACCGACGTCAACGCCGCCGCCCTGCAGCAGGTCGGTGCATTGCCCAGCAACAAAGATTTGTCGGCGCTGAGCCTGGCGCAGAATTTCGATCACAGCGCCTTGCCGGCCTTTGCGCGCGCGCTCACGGCCCTGGCCCAGGGCGCCCACCTGTTCGCCTGCGAAAGCAGTTTCCGCCGCCTGGACGGGGTGGGGCGGCAGAACGAACTGACCCTCCTGGTCATGCCCGGCCACGCGCACAGCCTGGACTTCGTCATCGTTTCCACCGTCGACATCACCGAGCGCAAGCGCCTGAACGACGAGCTGCTGCTGCTGGCCACCACCGACTTCCTGACGGGCCTGCCGAACCGGCGCGAATTCATGGCACGCCTCGACGACGAGCAGGCGCGCCTGCAGCGCGATGTGGGCGAGCGCACGGCCGTGGTGATGCTCGACCTGGACCATTTCAAGCGCATCAACGACGAACATGGCCATGCCGCCGGCGACGCCGTGCTGCGCCATCTGGCGACCTTGATGCGCGACAGCCAGCGCAAGATCGATATGCTGGGCCGCGTCGGTGGCGAGGAGTTCGCCGTGCTGCTGCCGGGCGCCGACCTGGCTGCCGCCTCCTCCTATGCCGAGCGGCTGCGCCAGCGCATCGCCAGCACGCCCTTGCTGCTGGGCGAACAGGAATTCACGGTGACGGTCAGCGTCGGCATCGCCGCCATGGATGCGCTCGACGCCAGCGGCGATGCGGCCCTGATCCGCGCTGATAAAGCCTTGTACCGCGCCAAGCGCGGCGGACGCAACCGGGTGGAAGTGGCGGGACGGGACAGCGCGGCGGCGGAAGCGGGAACAGAAGCGGGAGGAGGGGCGGCAAAGGAGGCGGACCGGCCGGAGCATCCCCCGGCCGCTTCCGCATGA
- the queC gene encoding 7-cyano-7-deazaguanine synthase QueC has product MLATDTALVLFSGGQDSTTCLAWALERYQRVETIGFDYGQRHAIELTVRPSLLEQLRAHKPQWAQRLGDDHMIDLSLISALSQTAMTEDIEIVMQENGLPNTFVPGRNLLFMTVAATLAYRRGLTVLVGGMCETDFSGYPDCRDDTMKALQVALNLGMDTRLKLETPLMWLDKSQTWELAQSLGGIGLVDMIRASTHTCYKGERGALHDWGYGCGACPACELRARGYRQFAAASANKPA; this is encoded by the coding sequence ATGTTAGCAACTGATACCGCACTGGTGCTGTTTAGCGGCGGCCAGGATTCCACCACCTGCCTGGCCTGGGCGCTGGAACGCTATCAGCGCGTGGAAACCATCGGCTTCGACTACGGCCAGCGTCACGCCATCGAACTGACGGTACGTCCCTCCCTGCTGGAGCAACTGCGCGCCCACAAGCCGCAATGGGCGCAGCGCCTGGGCGACGACCATATGATCGACCTGTCCCTGATCTCGGCCCTGTCGCAGACGGCCATGACCGAGGACATCGAGATCGTCATGCAGGAAAACGGCTTGCCGAACACCTTCGTCCCCGGCCGCAACCTGCTGTTCATGACCGTGGCCGCCACCCTGGCTTACCGCCGCGGCCTGACGGTGCTGGTGGGCGGCATGTGCGAGACCGATTTCTCCGGCTACCCCGACTGCCGCGACGACACCATGAAGGCGCTGCAAGTGGCGCTCAACCTCGGCATGGACACCCGCCTCAAGCTGGAAACCCCGCTGATGTGGCTGGACAAGTCACAGACCTGGGAACTGGCCCAGTCGCTTGGCGGCATCGGCTTGGTCGACATGATCCGCGCCTCCACCCACACCTGCTACAAGGGCGAACGCGGCGCCCTGCACGACTGGGGTTATGGCTGCGGCGCCTGCCCGGCCTGCGAGCTGCGCGCGCGCGGCTACCGCCAGTTCGCGGCAGCCAGCGCCAACAAGCCGGCCTGA